The following are encoded together in the Streptomyces sp. NBC_00341 genome:
- a CDS encoding YbhB/YbcL family Raf kinase inhibitor-like protein, with amino-acid sequence MTLLGRLLNNRRAGEAHTAWNLPNLHGPALLTLTSRDFAHGDPMPPRHGAKNIGGENLSPHLAWTAPPSGTAQLLLVVEDIDVPLPRPAVHCVALVDPASGELAHGALDARRPATGVRVLRSTIGRGYHGPAPIKGHGPHRYTFQLFALAAPVDGASGAAAADRARPRALLGAVTAPVLARSRLTGTYER; translated from the coding sequence ATGACGCTGCTCGGCAGGCTCCTGAACAACCGCAGAGCGGGCGAGGCCCACACGGCGTGGAACCTGCCGAACCTCCACGGCCCCGCACTACTGACCCTCACCAGCCGGGACTTCGCCCACGGCGACCCCATGCCACCGCGACACGGTGCGAAGAACATCGGCGGCGAGAACCTGTCGCCCCACCTGGCCTGGACGGCGCCGCCATCCGGAACCGCCCAACTCCTCCTGGTCGTCGAGGACATCGACGTCCCCCTGCCCAGGCCTGCCGTGCACTGCGTGGCCCTCGTCGACCCGGCATCCGGAGAGCTCGCCCACGGCGCCCTCGACGCGCGGCGGCCCGCCACCGGGGTGCGGGTGCTCCGCTCCACCATCGGACGGGGCTACCACGGCCCCGCGCCCATCAAGGGCCACGGACCACACCGCTACACCTTCCAGCTGTTCGCCCTCGCGGCTCCTGTGGACGGCGCCTCCGGCGCGGCGGCGGCCGACCGGGCGCGGCCCCGCGCACTCCTGGGCGCCGTCACCGCACCCGTCCTCGCCCGATCCCGGCTGACCGGCACCTACGAACGCTGA
- a CDS encoding isochorismatase family cysteine hydrolase, whose amino-acid sequence MTLTTIDPRPALVVIDLQKGIVSALAGSPLATAAVGRATHLAASFRRHDLPVVLVNVTGRASGRTDTGRPGSNGGLPAGWADLIDELDVQPADHLITKRRRSAFHDTGLDTLLRDLGVTQIVLAGISTSAGVESTARSASDYGYHVVMATDAMGDPDPEAHRHSIERVFPKIGETATTAEVLDMVEATR is encoded by the coding sequence ATGACACTGACAACGATCGATCCCAGGCCCGCGCTCGTCGTGATCGACCTGCAGAAGGGCATCGTCTCCGCCCTGGCCGGCAGTCCACTCGCCACCGCCGCTGTCGGCCGGGCGACTCACCTGGCCGCCTCCTTCCGGCGTCACGACCTGCCCGTGGTCCTCGTCAACGTCACCGGACGCGCGTCGGGGCGTACCGACACCGGACGGCCCGGGAGCAACGGCGGCCTGCCCGCCGGCTGGGCAGACCTCATCGACGAACTCGATGTCCAGCCGGCCGACCACCTGATCACCAAGCGGCGGCGCAGCGCGTTCCACGACACCGGCCTCGACACCCTCCTGCGAGACCTGGGCGTCACCCAGATCGTGCTCGCGGGCATCTCGACCAGCGCGGGCGTCGAGTCGACCGCACGCTCGGCCTCCGACTACGGGTACCACGTCGTGATGGCCACCGACGCCATGGGCGACCCCGATCCCGAGGCCCACCGCCACAGCATCGAACGCGTCTTTCCCAAGATCGGTGAAACCGCCACCACCGCCGAGGTCCTCGACATGGTCGAGGCGACACGATGA
- a CDS encoding MFS transporter has protein sequence MTDPARTRATRSSPGDRYKWTALTNTTAAVFMSALDGSIVLIALPAIFRGVHLDPLAPGNIAYLLWMIMGYRLVQAVLVVTVGRLGDMYGRVLIYNSGFAVFTFASILLSFDPFDGGHGAMWLIAWRLLQAVGGSMLTANSAAILTDAFPEEQRGFALGINQVAALAGMFIGLVAGGLLAAWDWRAVFWVNVPVGVFFTVWAYRTLRETGKCGGGRIDWWGNVTFAVGLSAVLIAVTFGLQPYGGHTMGWTNPLADGLIAGGLILLAAFVVIENRVSAPLIELSLFRLRAFTFGNLAGLAISIGRGGMQFVLIIWLQGIWLPLHGYDYSDTPLWAGIFMLPLTAGFLAAGPVSGYLSDRIGSRGLATGGALLFGASFLGLMFLPIDFSYWIFAVLITLNGIASGMFASPNSSSIMGSVPARLRGVASGMRATFQNSGTAVSIGVFFSLMIAGLAGSLPHTLTSALQQQGVPAQVAAQVGSLPPVSSLFAAQLGVNPIQHLLQPTGALTHLTEAQQQALTGSEFFPSLIAGPFHSGLIIVFAFGAALALLAAIASVLRGSNPAAKAPTPHETQAADPLARPQG, from the coding sequence ATGACGGACCCAGCCAGGACGCGCGCCACGCGCAGCTCGCCCGGTGACCGGTACAAGTGGACGGCACTGACGAACACGACCGCCGCGGTCTTCATGTCCGCGTTGGACGGCTCCATCGTGCTGATCGCCCTGCCGGCCATCTTCAGGGGTGTGCACCTGGACCCGCTGGCCCCGGGCAACATCGCCTACCTGCTGTGGATGATCATGGGGTACCGGCTGGTCCAGGCCGTCCTGGTGGTCACGGTGGGGCGACTGGGAGACATGTACGGCCGGGTCCTGATCTACAACTCCGGGTTCGCGGTCTTCACCTTCGCCTCGATACTGCTGTCCTTCGACCCGTTCGACGGGGGCCACGGAGCGATGTGGCTGATCGCCTGGCGCCTGTTGCAGGCCGTCGGCGGCTCGATGCTGACGGCGAACTCGGCCGCGATCCTGACCGACGCGTTTCCCGAGGAACAGCGCGGCTTCGCCCTGGGCATCAATCAGGTCGCCGCCCTGGCCGGGATGTTCATCGGTCTGGTCGCCGGGGGACTGCTGGCGGCCTGGGACTGGCGGGCGGTGTTCTGGGTGAACGTGCCGGTCGGGGTGTTCTTCACGGTCTGGGCCTACCGCACCCTGCGGGAGACCGGAAAGTGCGGCGGCGGCCGGATCGACTGGTGGGGCAACGTCACCTTCGCGGTCGGACTCAGCGCGGTCCTGATCGCGGTCACCTTCGGCCTGCAGCCCTACGGCGGGCACACCATGGGCTGGACCAATCCGCTGGCTGACGGACTGATAGCCGGGGGACTGATCCTCCTGGCCGCGTTCGTCGTCATCGAGAACCGCGTCTCCGCACCCTTGATCGAACTGAGCCTGTTCCGCCTGCGGGCCTTCACCTTCGGCAACCTGGCGGGACTGGCCATCTCGATCGGCCGAGGCGGGATGCAGTTCGTACTGATCATCTGGCTGCAGGGCATCTGGCTGCCGTTGCACGGCTACGACTACAGCGACACGCCCCTGTGGGCCGGCATCTTCATGCTGCCGCTGACGGCCGGATTTCTCGCCGCCGGTCCCGTCTCCGGCTATCTGTCCGACCGGATCGGTTCCCGGGGCCTGGCGACCGGCGGTGCGCTGCTGTTCGGCGCGAGCTTCCTGGGACTGATGTTCCTGCCGATCGACTTCAGTTACTGGATATTCGCTGTGCTGATCACGCTGAACGGGATCGCCAGCGGCATGTTCGCCTCCCCCAACTCCTCCTCGATCATGGGCAGTGTCCCCGCGCGGCTGCGTGGCGTCGCCTCCGGCATGCGTGCCACATTCCAGAACTCCGGCACCGCCGTCTCCATCGGCGTGTTCTTCTCCCTCATGATCGCCGGGCTGGCCGGCAGCCTCCCGCACACGCTGACCAGCGCACTGCAGCAGCAAGGCGTGCCGGCGCAGGTCGCCGCCCAGGTCGGCAGCCTGCCCCCGGTCTCGTCGCTCTTCGCCGCCCAGCTGGGAGTCAATCCGATCCAGCACCTGCTCCAGCCCACCGGCGCTCTCACTCACCTCACCGAGGCGCAGCAACAGGCCCTGACCGGAAGTGAGTTCTTCCCGTCCCTGATCGCCGGCCCGTTCCACTCCGGCCTGATCATCGTGTTCGCCTTCGGCGCCGCTCTCGCGCTGCTCGCCGCGATCGCCTCCGTCCTGCGCGGCAGCAACCCCGCCGCCAAGGCCCCAACGCCGCACGAGACCCAGGCCGCCGACCCCCTCGCGCGACCGCAGGGGTAG